One segment of Cololabis saira isolate AMF1-May2022 chromosome 9, fColSai1.1, whole genome shotgun sequence DNA contains the following:
- the LOC133450972 gene encoding interleukin-1 beta-like, whose amino-acid sequence MESKMTCDMSGMWGKGMPEGLDLEISHHPLTMKSVVNLIIASERLKAGKTESIISTDFSDENLLSIMLESIVEEEIVFERTSAPSAQLISEHQCSVTDGQKRSLVLVKNSMELHAVMLQGGSDSRKVTLNMSTYAHPTPSAEARLVALGIKDTNFYLSCHMDGDKPALHLEAVTDKGSLSRIGKGSEHERFLFYKQDTGLNISTLVSAHFPSWYISTATQENKPVEMCQEAASRYRTFCFQRQN is encoded by the exons ATGGAATCCAAGATGACCTGTGACATGAGCGGGATGTGGGGCAAGGGGATGCCGGAGGGACTGGACCTGGAAATCTCCCATCACCCTCTCACCATGAAGAGCGTTGTTAACCTCATTATCGCCTCGGAGCGGCTGAAGGCCGGCAAGACGGAGAGCATCATCAGCACCGACTTCAGCGACGAGAACCTGCTCAGCATCATGCTGGAGAGCATCGTGGAAG aggAAATAGTCTTTGAAAGGACCTCGGCTCCGTCTGCTCAGCTGATAAGTGAGCACCAGTGCAGCGTGACCGACGGCCAGAAGAGGAGCTTGGTTCTGGTGAAAAACAGCATGGAGCTGCACGCCGTGATGCTGCAGGGAGGCAGCGACAGCCGCAAAG TTACCCTGAACATGTCGACCTACGCACACCCCACTCCCAGTGCCGAGGCCCGGCTCGTCGCCCTGGGGATCAAAGACACTAACTTCTACCTGTCTTGCCACATGGATGGAGACAAACCCGCTCTGCATCTGGAG GCCGTGACGGACAAAGGCAGCCTCTCCAGGATTGGCAAGGGAAGTGAGCACGAGCGATTCCTCTTCTACAAGCAGGACACGGGGCTGAACATCAGCACCCTGGTGTCGGCCCACTTCCCCAGCTGGTACATCAGCACCGCCACCCAGGAAAACAAGCCGGTGGAGATGTGCCAGGAGGCCGCCAGCCGCTACAGGACCTTCTGCTTCCAGCGCCAGAACTAG